One genomic region from Spirulina subsalsa PCC 9445 encodes:
- a CDS encoding CoB--CoM heterodisulfide reductase iron-sulfur subunit B family protein translates to MTGQTQAIPQSLRYAYFPGCVAQGACRELYQSTAALTTVLGIELVELKKATCCGSGTYKEDSQLLEDTVNARNIALAEGLNLPLLTHCSTCQGVIGHVDERLKEAQVKHPEYLEQVNGFLTQQGCSPYQGTTEVKHLLWALVGDYGLDTLKAKVTRPLTGLNCAAFYGCYLLRAQKHLPFDDPYQPESMENLFRAVGASPVYYRGRTQCCGWPLSSYATEQAFQMAGGHLQEAIAQGADCLVTPCPLCHLNLDSRQPEIAKVLGQSLNIPILHLPQLVGLALGIAPQALGLHRHVVKTQVFLEKLGL, encoded by the coding sequence ATGACTGGACAAACTCAAGCTATCCCCCAATCGCTACGATACGCTTATTTTCCGGGTTGTGTTGCTCAAGGGGCTTGTCGGGAACTCTACCAATCGACGGCAGCACTGACGACGGTGTTAGGGATTGAGTTAGTAGAACTGAAAAAGGCGACTTGTTGCGGATCGGGAACCTATAAGGAAGATTCTCAGTTGTTAGAAGATACGGTCAATGCTCGGAATATTGCCTTGGCAGAGGGACTGAATTTACCGTTACTGACCCATTGTAGCACCTGTCAAGGTGTGATCGGTCATGTGGATGAACGCCTGAAGGAAGCGCAGGTTAAGCATCCGGAGTATTTGGAGCAGGTGAATGGGTTTTTAACTCAACAAGGTTGTTCTCCCTATCAGGGGACAACGGAGGTCAAGCATTTACTCTGGGCTTTGGTGGGAGATTATGGTTTAGATACTCTAAAAGCTAAGGTGACTCGTCCTCTGACGGGGTTGAACTGTGCGGCGTTTTATGGTTGTTACTTATTGCGGGCGCAGAAACATTTACCCTTTGATGATCCCTATCAACCGGAATCGATGGAAAATCTGTTTCGGGCGGTGGGGGCGAGTCCAGTCTATTATCGGGGCCGCACTCAATGCTGTGGGTGGCCTTTATCCAGTTATGCCACAGAACAGGCGTTCCAGATGGCAGGAGGACATTTGCAGGAGGCGATCGCACAAGGGGCTGATTGTTTAGTCACACCTTGCCCCCTCTGTCACTTAAATCTCGATTCTCGACAACCGGAAATTGCCAAGGTTTTGGGACAGTCCTTAAATATTCCTATTCTCCATCTGCCCCAGTTAGTGGGTTTAGCCCTTGGCATTGCACCCCAAGCGTTAGGCTTACATCGTCATGTTGTCAAAACCCAAGTTTTCTTAGAGAAATTGGGGCTGTAG